A single region of the Streptomyces virginiae genome encodes:
- the rimO gene encoding 30S ribosomal protein S12 methylthiotransferase RimO: MPERRTVALVTLGCARNEVDSEELAGRLAADGWELVEDAADADVAVVNTCGFVEAAKKDSVDALLEANDLKDHGKTQAVVAVGCMAERYGKELAEALPEADGVLGFDDYADISDRLQTILNGGIHASHTPRDRRKLLPISPAERQAAEVSLPGHAQEPVAEAPADLPDGLAPASGPRAPLRRRLDKSPVASVKLASGCDRRCSFCAIPSFRGSFISRRPSDVLGETRWLAEQGVKEVMLVSENNTSYGKDLGDIRLLETLLPELAEVDGIERVRVSYLQPAEMRPGLIDVLTSTPKVVPYFDLSFQHSAPDVLRSMRRFGDTDRFLELLDTIRSKAPTAGVRSNFIVGFPGEKESDFAELERFLTHARLDAIGVFGYSDEDGTEAVTYENKLDEDTIAERLAHMQRLAEELTSQRAEERIGETLEVLVETVEAVDEDGEGAYGRAAHQAPETDGQVVFTDSTGLVPGRIVTAKVVGTLGVDLVAEPLGMDLEEAAG, translated from the coding sequence ATGCCCGAACGCCGTACCGTCGCCCTTGTCACTCTTGGCTGCGCCCGTAACGAGGTGGACTCGGAGGAGCTCGCAGGCCGCTTGGCGGCGGATGGCTGGGAGCTCGTCGAGGACGCCGCCGATGCGGACGTAGCCGTCGTCAACACCTGCGGCTTCGTCGAAGCCGCCAAGAAGGACTCCGTAGACGCCCTGCTGGAAGCCAACGATCTCAAGGATCACGGCAAGACCCAGGCCGTCGTCGCCGTCGGCTGTATGGCCGAGCGCTACGGCAAGGAACTCGCCGAAGCGCTCCCCGAGGCCGACGGAGTCCTCGGTTTCGACGACTACGCCGACATCTCCGACCGCCTCCAGACCATCCTCAACGGGGGCATCCACGCCTCCCACACCCCGCGCGACCGCCGCAAGCTGCTGCCGATCAGCCCGGCCGAGCGCCAGGCCGCCGAGGTCTCCCTCCCGGGCCACGCCCAGGAGCCGGTCGCCGAGGCCCCCGCCGACCTGCCGGACGGGCTCGCGCCCGCCTCGGGTCCGCGCGCGCCTCTGCGTCGCCGCCTCGACAAGAGCCCCGTCGCCTCGGTCAAGCTGGCCTCCGGCTGCGACCGGCGCTGCTCCTTCTGCGCCATCCCGTCCTTCCGCGGCTCCTTCATCTCCCGCCGCCCCAGCGACGTGCTGGGCGAGACCCGCTGGCTCGCCGAGCAGGGCGTCAAGGAGGTCATGCTGGTCTCCGAGAACAACACCTCGTACGGCAAGGACCTCGGCGACATCCGGCTGCTGGAGACCCTGCTGCCCGAGCTGGCCGAGGTGGACGGCATCGAGCGCGTCCGCGTCAGCTACCTGCAGCCCGCCGAGATGCGACCCGGCCTGATCGACGTACTCACCTCGACCCCCAAGGTCGTGCCGTACTTCGACCTGTCCTTCCAGCACTCGGCCCCCGACGTGCTGCGCTCCATGCGCCGCTTCGGTGACACCGACCGCTTCCTGGAGCTGCTGGACACCATCCGCTCCAAGGCCCCGACGGCCGGCGTCCGCTCCAACTTCATCGTCGGCTTCCCCGGCGAGAAGGAATCGGACTTCGCCGAGCTGGAGCGTTTCCTCACCCACGCGCGCCTCGACGCCATCGGCGTCTTCGGCTACTCGGACGAGGACGGCACCGAGGCCGTCACCTACGAGAACAAGCTGGACGAGGACACCATCGCCGAGCGCCTGGCCCACATGCAGCGGCTCGCCGAGGAGCTCACCTCGCAGCGCGCCGAGGAGCGCATCGGGGAAACTCTCGAAGTGCTCGTCGAGACCGTGGAGGCCGTCGACGAGGACGGCGAGGGCGCCTACGGCCGCGCTGCCCACCAGGCACCCGAAACGGACGGCCAGGTGGTCTTCACGGACAGCACGGGTCTGGTCCCGGGGCGTATCGTCACGGCAAAGGTGGTCGGCACCCTGGGTGTGGACCTGGTGGCCGAGCCGCTCGGCATGGATCTTGAGGAGGCGGCCGGATGA
- a CDS encoding SDR family NAD(P)-dependent oxidoreductase: MPTPTDPYGLVGRTALITGAASGIGRATAALLAEAGAHVHCADRDEQGLAETAALVTKAGGAATVHPLDVTDRAAVRAAVTAAGPLDIAAAIAGVMHTSSVLETTDEDLDRILDINFKGVLRTCQEAARSMIAAGRPGSIVTMASGAVDAAQPGLLCYSAAKAAVVQLTRTLATEAGPHGIRVNVVAPGWIRTPMTGRHSPEVQERTEAAMVRMSPLRRVGEPEDIARAVLYLASDASSFMTGQILRPNGGVSMPW; encoded by the coding sequence ATGCCCACACCCACAGACCCGTACGGCCTCGTCGGCCGCACCGCCCTGATCACCGGCGCCGCGAGCGGCATCGGCCGCGCCACCGCCGCCCTGCTCGCCGAGGCGGGCGCGCACGTGCACTGCGCGGACCGCGACGAGCAGGGCCTCGCCGAGACGGCAGCCCTCGTCACCAAGGCCGGCGGGGCCGCCACCGTCCACCCTCTCGACGTCACCGACCGGGCCGCGGTCCGGGCGGCCGTCACCGCGGCGGGCCCGCTCGACATCGCGGCCGCCATCGCCGGGGTCATGCACACGAGCAGCGTCCTGGAGACGACCGACGAGGATCTCGACCGGATCCTGGACATCAATTTCAAGGGGGTCCTGCGCACCTGCCAGGAGGCCGCGCGCTCCATGATCGCGGCGGGTCGGCCGGGCTCCATCGTCACCATGGCTTCCGGGGCCGTGGACGCCGCCCAGCCGGGTCTGCTCTGCTACAGCGCCGCCAAGGCCGCCGTCGTCCAGCTGACCAGGACCCTCGCCACCGAGGCCGGCCCGCACGGCATACGGGTCAACGTCGTCGCCCCGGGCTGGATCCGCACCCCCATGACCGGCCGCCACAGCCCCGAGGTCCAGGAACGGACCGAGGCGGCGATGGTCCGCATGTCCCCGCTGCGCCGGGTCGGCGAGCCCGAGGACATCGCCCGGGCGGTGCTCTACCTGGCCTCGGACGCCTCGTCCTTCATGACGGGTCAGATCCTTCGCCCGAACGGTGGGGTGTCCATGCCCTGGTAG
- a CDS encoding helix-turn-helix domain-containing protein: MSIGNSNSPEEERPSTDDRSEDRIVERPVEGPSIGTALKKARIAAGLTVDEVSSTTRVRIPIVHAIEEDDFTRCGGDVYARGHIRTLARAVGLDPAPLVESYDAAHGGRPAPTPAAPMFDAERIRPERQRPNWTAAMVAAIVAVIGFVGFTAFSGGDEKDKRPVAEGSASPKPAPKQSGAKPAAPPQQTPQAPKPEPSDSAIAAAPKDLVTVVLTADTGESWISAKDSTGRLLFDGTLTQGESKTFTDKESVDLVLGDAGAVKLFVNGKEIKDDFQPGQVERLKYTKADPLQDQPQAG; the protein is encoded by the coding sequence GTGTCCATCGGCAACTCCAACTCCCCCGAAGAAGAGCGGCCTTCGACCGACGACCGGTCCGAGGACCGCATCGTCGAGCGTCCCGTCGAAGGACCGTCCATCGGGACGGCCCTCAAGAAGGCCCGGATCGCCGCCGGGCTCACAGTCGACGAGGTCAGTTCCACCACCCGCGTGCGCATCCCGATCGTGCACGCGATCGAAGAGGACGACTTCACGCGGTGCGGCGGCGACGTCTACGCCCGCGGTCACATCCGTACGCTCGCCCGCGCCGTGGGCCTCGATCCGGCACCCCTGGTCGAGAGCTACGACGCGGCCCACGGCGGCCGGCCGGCACCCACGCCCGCCGCGCCGATGTTCGACGCCGAGCGGATCCGCCCCGAGCGGCAGCGGCCCAACTGGACCGCGGCCATGGTCGCCGCCATCGTCGCCGTGATCGGCTTCGTGGGCTTCACCGCCTTCAGCGGTGGCGACGAGAAGGACAAGCGCCCGGTGGCGGAAGGTTCCGCCTCCCCCAAGCCCGCACCCAAGCAGAGCGGCGCCAAGCCGGCCGCACCGCCCCAGCAGACCCCGCAGGCGCCCAAGCCGGAGCCCTCGGACAGTGCGATCGCCGCCGCGCCCAAGGACCTCGTCACCGTGGTCCTGACGGCCGACACGGGCGAGAGCTGGATCTCCGCGAAGGACTCCACCGGCCGGCTGCTCTTCGACGGCACCCTCACGCAGGGTGAGTCCAAGACCTTCACGGACAAGGAGTCCGTCGACCTCGTGCTCGGCGACGCCGGGGCCGTGAAGCTCTTCGTGAACGGCAAGGAGATCAAGGACGACTTCCAGCCGGGTCAGGTGGAGCGTCTGAAATACACGAAGGCCGACCCTCTCCAGGACCAGCCCCAGGCGGGCTGA
- a CDS encoding helix-turn-helix domain-containing protein — protein sequence MILLRRLLGDVLRRQRQRQGRTLREVSSSARVSLGYLSEVERGQKEASSELLSAICDALDVRMSELMREVSDELSLAELAQSAAASEPVTVPVRPMLNSVSMASVTGGPERVTIKAPAEAVNVVAA from the coding sequence ATGATTCTGCTCCGTCGCCTGCTGGGTGACGTGCTGCGTCGGCAGCGCCAGCGCCAGGGCCGTACTCTGCGCGAAGTCTCCTCGTCGGCCCGAGTTTCGCTCGGCTATCTCTCCGAGGTGGAGCGGGGGCAGAAGGAGGCATCCTCCGAGCTGCTCTCCGCGATCTGCGACGCGTTGGACGTACGGATGTCCGAGCTGATGCGCGAAGTCAGTGACGAACTGTCGCTGGCCGAGCTGGCACAGTCGGCCGCGGCAAGCGAACCGGTCACTGTGCCGGTCCGCCCGATGCTCAATTCGGTCTCCATGGCTTCGGTCACGGGTGGACCGGAGCGGGTGACCATCAAGGCGCCTGCGGAAGCGGTGAATGTCGTAGCCGCGTGA
- a CDS encoding DNA-formamidopyrimidine glycosylase family protein: protein MPEGDSIRRAATRLHTVLAGRVLTRSDLRVPRFATADLTGRVTLDVTPRGKHLLTRFEGGLTLHSHLRMDGAWHVFASGEKWRGGPAHEIRAVLGTADHTAVGYRLPVLELIRTAEEDRVVGHLGPDLLGPDWDPDLAAANLVAAPERALGEALLDQRNLAGIGNIYKAELCFLAQVTPWTPVGALPESTLPRLAAAAHRLLSANIGDRSGHRNTTGSRRPGQDLFVYGRAHRPCLRCGTPVREAPQDGRPTYWCPRCQRGPTP, encoded by the coding sequence ATGCCCGAAGGCGACAGCATCCGGCGCGCGGCGACCCGGCTCCACACCGTCCTCGCCGGCCGCGTGCTCACCCGCAGCGACCTGCGGGTCCCCCGCTTCGCCACCGCCGACCTCACCGGCCGCGTCACCCTCGACGTCACCCCTCGCGGCAAACACCTCCTCACGCGCTTCGAGGGCGGCCTCACCCTGCACAGCCACCTCCGGATGGACGGCGCCTGGCACGTCTTCGCCTCCGGCGAGAAGTGGCGCGGCGGCCCGGCCCACGAGATCCGGGCCGTCCTCGGCACGGCCGACCACACCGCCGTCGGCTATCGCCTCCCCGTCCTGGAGTTGATCCGCACCGCCGAGGAGGACCGCGTCGTGGGTCACCTGGGCCCCGACCTCCTCGGCCCGGACTGGGATCCGGACCTCGCCGCCGCGAACCTCGTCGCCGCCCCCGAGCGGGCCCTCGGCGAGGCCCTCCTCGATCAGCGCAACCTCGCCGGGATCGGCAACATCTACAAGGCCGAGCTCTGCTTCCTGGCCCAGGTCACACCGTGGACCCCGGTCGGCGCGCTCCCCGAGTCGACCCTCCCCCGGCTGGCCGCCGCCGCCCACCGGCTGCTGTCCGCGAACATCGGCGACCGGTCCGGGCACCGCAACACCACCGGCAGCCGTCGCCCCGGCCAGGACCTCTTCGTGTACGGCCGCGCGCACCGGCCCTGCCTGCGCTGCGGTACCCCCGTCCGCGAGGCCCCCCAGGACGGCCGCCCCACCTACTGGTGCCCCCGCTGCCAGCGGGGCCCGACCCCGTAG
- a CDS encoding CinA family protein, protein MTDVAADALRLLAESDQTLAVAESLTGGMVAAELTAVPGASRSFRGSVTAYATEIKHLVLGVDAELLQAEGAVNAQVAAEMAAGVRRVMGASWGISTTGVAGPEPQDGQPVGTVFVAVDGPTSRKTVRLRLKGSRAEIRRESARTVLRLLSDQLRENARGQDTEQNGGI, encoded by the coding sequence GTGACCGACGTGGCTGCGGATGCGCTGCGCCTGCTTGCGGAGAGTGACCAGACCCTCGCGGTGGCGGAATCGCTGACCGGCGGCATGGTCGCCGCCGAGCTCACGGCCGTCCCCGGAGCCTCCCGATCCTTCCGCGGCTCGGTCACGGCCTACGCGACGGAGATCAAACACCTGGTCCTCGGGGTGGACGCGGAACTGCTCCAGGCCGAAGGTGCGGTGAACGCGCAGGTCGCGGCGGAGATGGCAGCCGGCGTACGGCGCGTGATGGGCGCTTCGTGGGGGATCTCGACGACCGGAGTGGCCGGTCCGGAGCCGCAGGACGGGCAGCCGGTGGGCACCGTTTTCGTCGCGGTGGACGGTCCGACAAGCAGGAAAACGGTCCGTCTGAGGTTGAAAGGCTCCCGGGCGGAAATCCGTAGGGAGAGTGCACGCACAGTGCTCAGGCTTCTCTCGGACCAACTCCGCGAGAATGCGCGGGGGCAGGATACGGAACAGAACGGGGGGATTTGA
- a CDS encoding ATP-dependent helicase, protein MAGAALDSFSPATRSWFTGAFVTPTDAQEGAWRAIGEGSDVLVVAPTGSGKTLAAFLAALDRLASTPPPAESKKRCRVLYVSPLKALAVDVERNLRSPLTGIRQESVRLGLPEPDIRVGIRSGDTPPAERRALVTRPPDILITTPESLFLMLTSAAREALTGIETVILDEVHAVAGTKRGAHLALSLERLDELLPRPARRIGLSATVRPVDEVARYLSPRGKVEIVQPPSTKEFDLSVVVPVQDMGELGGSPATEGKEGGDKPSIWPHVEERIADLVQAHRSTIVFANSRRLAERLCNRLNEIAYERAMGEKMPEGAPPAEIMAQSGASLGAPPLLARAHHGSVSKEQRALVEEDLKAGRLPAVVATSSLELGIDMGAVDLVVQVESPPSVASGLQRVGRAGHQVGAVSTGVVFPKYRGDLVQAAVVTERMRTGAIESLRVPSNPLDVLAQQLVAMVAMDTWQLDDLLALVRRAAPFAALPESAFTAVLDMLAGRYPSDAFAELRPRVVWDRVAGTITGRPGAQRLAVTSGGTIPDRGLFGVFLAGSDPKKGGGRVGELDEEMVYESRVGDVFTLGTTSWRIEDITRDRVLVTPAPGVPGRLPFWKGDQLGRPLELGRAVGAFLRELGGLGEEDARLRLVAAGLDAWAAENVLTYLAEQREACGHVPDDRTIVVERFRDELGDWRVVVHSPFGAQVHAPWALALGARLAEKYGMDAQVMHADDGIVLRLPDLDLLSMDLLDHDPAAPQGFEFDDEKAPLGAADVAFDHGDINQIVTDQVGGSALFASRFRECAARALLLPRRSPGRRTPLWQQRQRASQLLQVASEFGSFPIVLEAVRECLQDVFDVPGLTELMGDIEARRVRMVEVTTPEPSPFARSLLFGYVAQFLYEGDSPLAERRAAALSLDSRLLAELLGQAELRELLDAQVLEELERELQWLTEDRRAKDPESVADLLRLLGPLTQGQLTERGADPAWARELVEARRAIPVRIGGADHWAAIEDAGRLRDALGTALPVGVPEAFTEPVKDPLGDLLARYARTHGPFTTAAVATRFGLGAAVTEGALHRLAAAGRVVQGEFHPAGIGQEWCDATVLRRLRRRSLAALRQELEPVPPTSLATFLPQWQHLGGALRGLDGLARAVEQLQGAPVPASALERLILPSRVAGYSPGLLDELTTAGEVVWAGAGALPGKDGWVSLYLAEAAPMLLPPPHPLELSPLHQAVLASLAGGYGLFFRQIAQSIRGEFPEVSDIALSEAVWDLAWSGRLTNDTLAPLRSLLGSGRTAGSTAHRARRTVPRGRYGTLSATVSRTGPPTVSGRWSLLPAAAPDPTHRAHALARTLLDRHGVVTRGAVAAEGVEGGFSAVYRVLSAFEDSGQARRGYVVEGLGAAQFAMDGAVDRLRAAERTPPPLAAVVLAAADPANAYGAALPWPEPPAGATHKPGRKAGSLVVLVDGELTLYLERGGKTLLAWPAPEDPRLAAATTALAAASRAGTLPALTVERINAAAALTSPLGPALEAAGFHATPRGLRMRS, encoded by the coding sequence ATGGCAGGCGCTGCGCTCGACTCGTTCTCCCCCGCGACCCGCTCGTGGTTCACGGGGGCCTTCGTCACGCCCACCGACGCACAGGAGGGCGCCTGGCGGGCGATCGGGGAGGGATCGGACGTGCTGGTGGTGGCTCCCACCGGCTCCGGCAAGACCCTGGCCGCCTTCCTCGCCGCCCTCGACCGGCTCGCTTCGACCCCGCCGCCCGCGGAGTCGAAGAAGCGCTGCCGGGTGCTGTACGTCTCGCCCCTGAAGGCGCTGGCCGTCGACGTGGAGCGCAATCTGCGCAGCCCGCTGACGGGGATCCGCCAGGAGTCGGTCCGCCTCGGCCTGCCGGAGCCGGACATCCGGGTGGGGATCCGCTCCGGTGACACCCCGCCCGCCGAGCGGCGGGCGCTGGTCACCCGCCCGCCGGACATCCTGATCACGACGCCCGAGTCGCTGTTCCTGATGCTGACCTCGGCGGCCCGGGAGGCCCTCACGGGGATCGAGACGGTGATCCTGGACGAGGTGCACGCGGTCGCCGGGACCAAGCGCGGCGCCCATCTCGCCCTCTCCCTGGAGCGGCTGGACGAGCTGCTGCCGCGCCCGGCACGCCGGATCGGTCTGTCGGCGACGGTCCGGCCGGTGGACGAGGTGGCCCGCTATCTGTCGCCGCGCGGCAAGGTGGAGATCGTCCAGCCGCCTTCGACCAAGGAGTTCGACCTGTCGGTGGTCGTCCCGGTCCAGGACATGGGCGAGTTGGGCGGCTCCCCCGCGACCGAGGGCAAGGAGGGCGGGGACAAACCGTCGATCTGGCCGCATGTGGAGGAGCGGATCGCCGACCTGGTGCAGGCGCACCGCTCGACGATCGTGTTCGCCAACTCCCGCCGACTCGCCGAGCGGTTGTGCAACCGGCTCAACGAGATCGCGTACGAGCGTGCCATGGGCGAGAAGATGCCGGAGGGAGCGCCCCCGGCCGAGATCATGGCCCAGTCGGGGGCCTCGCTGGGCGCTCCGCCGCTGCTGGCCCGCGCCCACCACGGCTCGGTCTCCAAGGAGCAGCGGGCGCTGGTGGAGGAGGATCTCAAGGCGGGCCGGCTACCGGCCGTGGTCGCCACCTCCAGCCTGGAGCTGGGCATCGACATGGGCGCGGTGGACCTGGTGGTGCAGGTCGAGTCCCCGCCCTCGGTGGCCTCCGGGCTGCAGCGGGTGGGCCGGGCCGGGCACCAGGTGGGCGCGGTCTCCACCGGGGTGGTCTTCCCCAAGTACCGCGGCGACCTGGTGCAGGCGGCGGTGGTCACCGAGCGGATGCGCACGGGGGCGATCGAGTCGCTCCGGGTGCCCTCCAACCCCCTCGACGTCCTGGCGCAGCAGCTGGTCGCGATGGTCGCGATGGACACCTGGCAGCTGGACGACCTGCTCGCCCTGGTGCGGCGGGCGGCGCCGTTCGCGGCGCTGCCGGAGTCGGCGTTCACCGCGGTGCTGGACATGTTGGCCGGGCGCTATCCGTCGGACGCCTTCGCCGAGCTCAGGCCGAGGGTGGTCTGGGACCGGGTGGCGGGCACGATCACGGGCCGGCCGGGGGCGCAGCGCCTCGCGGTGACCTCGGGCGGCACGATCCCCGACCGCGGCCTCTTCGGTGTCTTCCTCGCGGGTTCCGACCCGAAGAAGGGCGGCGGCCGGGTCGGGGAGCTCGACGAGGAGATGGTCTACGAGTCCCGTGTCGGGGACGTCTTCACCCTGGGCACCACCTCGTGGCGGATCGAGGACATCACCCGCGACCGGGTCCTGGTCACCCCCGCCCCCGGAGTGCCGGGCCGGCTGCCGTTCTGGAAGGGCGACCAGCTGGGCCGGCCGCTCGAACTGGGGCGCGCGGTCGGCGCGTTCCTCCGCGAGCTCGGCGGCCTCGGTGAGGAGGACGCCCGGTTGCGGCTGGTGGCGGCCGGCCTGGACGCCTGGGCCGCCGAGAACGTGTTGACGTACCTCGCCGAGCAGCGCGAGGCGTGCGGCCACGTCCCCGACGACCGGACCATCGTGGTCGAGCGGTTCCGTGACGAGCTGGGCGACTGGCGCGTCGTGGTCCACTCCCCCTTCGGTGCGCAGGTGCACGCACCGTGGGCGCTGGCGCTGGGCGCCCGCCTCGCCGAGAAGTACGGCATGGACGCGCAGGTGATGCACGCCGACGACGGGATCGTGCTGCGCCTGCCCGACCTGGACCTGCTGTCCATGGACCTGCTGGACCACGACCCGGCCGCTCCGCAGGGCTTCGAGTTCGACGACGAGAAGGCCCCGCTGGGCGCGGCCGACGTCGCCTTCGACCACGGTGACATCAACCAGATCGTCACCGACCAGGTGGGCGGCTCCGCGCTGTTCGCCTCCCGCTTCCGTGAGTGCGCGGCGCGGGCCCTGCTGCTGCCGCGCCGCAGCCCCGGCCGGCGCACCCCGTTGTGGCAGCAACGCCAGCGCGCCTCCCAGCTGCTGCAGGTGGCCTCGGAGTTCGGCTCCTTCCCGATCGTGCTGGAGGCCGTACGGGAGTGCCTCCAGGACGTCTTCGACGTGCCCGGCCTGACCGAACTGATGGGGGACATCGAGGCGCGCCGCGTGCGCATGGTCGAGGTCACCACCCCGGAGCCCTCGCCGTTCGCCCGTTCCCTCCTGTTCGGGTATGTGGCCCAGTTCCTCTACGAGGGCGACTCGCCCCTGGCGGAGCGCAGGGCGGCGGCGTTGTCGCTGGACTCCCGGCTGCTGGCCGAGCTGCTCGGCCAGGCGGAGCTGCGCGAGCTGCTGGACGCGCAGGTGCTGGAGGAGTTGGAGCGGGAGCTGCAGTGGCTCACCGAGGACCGGCGGGCCAAGGATCCCGAGTCGGTGGCCGACCTGCTGCGCCTGCTGGGCCCGCTGACGCAGGGCCAGTTGACCGAGCGCGGGGCGGATCCGGCCTGGGCGCGGGAGCTCGTCGAGGCCCGCCGTGCCATCCCGGTCCGGATCGGCGGCGCGGACCACTGGGCGGCGATCGAGGACGCGGGCCGGCTGCGGGACGCGCTGGGCACGGCCCTGCCCGTCGGCGTCCCGGAGGCGTTCACCGAGCCGGTCAAGGACCCCCTCGGGGACCTCCTCGCCCGGTACGCCCGCACCCACGGGCCCTTCACCACGGCCGCCGTCGCCACCCGCTTCGGCCTGGGTGCGGCGGTGACCGAGGGCGCCCTGCACCGGCTGGCCGCTGCCGGCCGGGTGGTGCAGGGCGAGTTCCACCCGGCGGGCATCGGCCAGGAGTGGTGCGACGCGACGGTGCTGCGCAGACTCCGCCGCCGCTCGCTCGCCGCGCTCCGCCAGGAGCTGGAACCGGTCCCGCCGACCTCGCTGGCCACCTTCCTCCCCCAGTGGCAGCACCTGGGCGGAGCCCTGCGCGGTCTCGACGGGCTGGCCCGGGCGGTCGAGCAGCTCCAGGGCGCGCCGGTCCCGGCCTCCGCGTTGGAGCGTCTGATCCTCCCGTCCCGGGTGGCCGGGTACTCCCCGGGCCTGCTGGACGAGCTGACCACCGCGGGCGAGGTGGTCTGGGCGGGCGCCGGCGCCCTCCCGGGCAAGGACGGCTGGGTCTCGCTCTATCTGGCGGAGGCGGCTCCGATGCTGCTGCCCCCGCCGCACCCGTTGGAGCTGAGCCCCCTGCACCAGGCGGTCCTGGCGTCGCTGGCGGGCGGGTACGGCCTGTTCTTCCGGCAGATCGCGCAGTCGATCCGGGGCGAGTTCCCCGAGGTGTCGGACATCGCGCTCTCCGAGGCGGTGTGGGACCTGGCCTGGTCGGGCCGGCTCACCAACGACACCCTGGCCCCACTGCGCTCACTGCTCGGTTCGGGCCGCACGGCGGGCTCGACGGCCCATCGGGCCCGGCGCACCGTGCCCCGCGGCCGGTACGGCACGCTCAGCGCGACCGTGTCCCGTACCGGGCCGCCCACGGTCTCCGGCCGCTGGTCCCTGCTGCCGGCCGCGGCACCCGACCCGACGCACCGGGCCCATGCCCTGGCCCGCACCCTGCTGGACCGCCACGGGGTCGTGACCCGCGGGGCGGTCGCCGCGGAAGGGGTGGAGGGCGGATTCAGCGCGGTCTACCGCGTCCTGTCTGCCTTCGAGGACAGCGGCCAGGCCCGTCGGGGCTATGTGGTGGAGGGGCTGGGCGCGGCCCAGTTCGCGATGGACGGCGCGGTGGACCGGCTCCGGGCCGCCGAGCGGACCCCGCCCCCGTTGGCGGCGGTGGTGCTGGCCGCGGCCGACCCGGCGAACGCGTACGGCGCGGCCCTGCCCTGGCCCGAGCCCCCGGCCGGGGCCACCCACAAGCCCGGCCGCAAGGCGGGCTCCCTGGTGGTCCTGGTGGACGGGGAACTCACCCTGTACCTGGAGCGCGGTGGCAAGACCCTGCTGGCCTGGCCCGCCCCGGAGGATCCGCGACTCGCGGCGGCCACGACCGCCTTGGCGGCCGCCTCCCGCGCGGGCACGCTCCCGGCCCTCACGGTGGAGCGGATCAACGCGGCGGCGGCCCTGACCTCGCCGCTGGGCCCGGCCCTGGAGGCGGCCGGCTTCCACGCCACCCCGCGAGGTTTGCGTATGCGTTCCTGA
- the pgsA gene encoding CDP-diacylglycerol--glycerol-3-phosphate 3-phosphatidyltransferase — MTGVPASAAGEAGRRPVPGAKLGAAAVNQASLWNIANILTMIRLVLVPGFVLLLLADGGYDPAWRAWAWAAFAVAMITDIFDGHLARTYNLVTDFGKIADPIADKAIMGSALICLSWLGDLPWWVTGVILGRELAITLLRFWVIRYGVIPASRGGKMKTLAQGTAVGMYVLALTGALATMRFWVMAIAVVLTVVTGLDYIRQAVVLRRQGLAAERAAK, encoded by the coding sequence ATGACCGGAGTCCCGGCATCTGCGGCGGGCGAGGCCGGCCGCCGGCCCGTACCCGGCGCGAAGCTGGGGGCCGCGGCGGTCAATCAGGCCAGCCTGTGGAACATCGCCAACATCCTGACGATGATCCGGCTCGTACTCGTGCCGGGCTTCGTCCTGCTGCTGCTCGCCGACGGCGGCTACGACCCGGCCTGGCGCGCCTGGGCCTGGGCCGCGTTCGCCGTCGCCATGATCACGGACATCTTCGACGGGCACCTGGCCCGGACGTACAACCTGGTCACGGACTTCGGCAAGATCGCCGACCCCATCGCCGACAAGGCGATCATGGGGTCGGCGCTGATCTGTCTCTCCTGGCTCGGTGACCTCCCCTGGTGGGTGACCGGGGTGATCCTCGGACGGGAGCTCGCGATCACGCTGCTCCGGTTCTGGGTCATCCGCTACGGAGTGATTCCGGCCAGCCGGGGCGGAAAGATGAAGACCCTCGCCCAGGGCACGGCCGTGGGCATGTACGTCCTCGCACTGACCGGGGCGCTGGCGACCATGCGCTTCTGGGTGATGGCGATCGCCGTCGTGCTGACCGTCGTCACCGGTTTGGACTACATCCGTCAGGCGGTCGTGCTGCGCCGCCAGGGTCTCGCCGCGGAGCGGGCCGCGAAGTGA